The following are from one region of the Phormidium sp. PBR-2020 genome:
- a CDS encoding Hsp70 family protein, whose protein sequence is MTIAIDFGTTNTVIARWNAATEQPEVVSLPGLSRQDGNNPPLVPSLVYVEDAQVGAVTAGQQVRDRGLDLKGDSRFFQSFKRGIGSEVQGFLPQLDDQSIRFEQVGEWFFQHLLLAVTQIPLPLDSLILTVPVDSFETYRHWLGSVVESPQLPQKIEQVRLLDEPTAAALGYGVAAADLLLVIDFGGGTLDMSLVELGRRVTPDRNPLGFILKWGDKSFREESGQKLETAKVIAKSGQNLGGADVDNWLLDTFAGRQGLPRTPLTQRLVEKLKIELSSRPQASEVYFNEDTFESYELNLSRSEFEEILQQQQFFKRLDESLTQVLQQARRQGLESPDIDAVVLVGGTSQIPAVQDWLKNWFPNEKIRCDRPLDAIATGALQLTQGIQLKDFLYHGYGVRYWNRRKNAHDWHPIIQPGQPYPLERPIELSLGASIPEQPKLELVLGEMGSEAPQTEVFFDGDRLITRQVNQEAMVIPLNDSDQGRTIANLNPPGSPGSDRVKIQFRIDEERFLRITVDDLLTSERLIDNQVVVQLS, encoded by the coding sequence ATGACGATCGCCATCGACTTCGGAACCACCAATACCGTGATTGCCCGGTGGAATGCCGCTACGGAACAGCCAGAAGTGGTGTCCCTACCGGGGCTAAGCCGTCAAGATGGTAATAACCCTCCCCTGGTTCCCAGTTTGGTCTATGTGGAGGATGCCCAAGTCGGGGCAGTCACCGCCGGCCAACAAGTCCGCGATCGCGGCTTAGACTTAAAGGGAGACTCCCGTTTTTTCCAGAGCTTTAAACGAGGGATTGGGTCTGAGGTTCAGGGGTTTCTCCCCCAATTGGATGACCAGTCCATCCGCTTTGAACAGGTCGGAGAGTGGTTTTTCCAGCATCTCCTCTTAGCCGTGACCCAGATTCCCCTCCCTCTCGACTCCCTCATCCTGACCGTTCCCGTTGATAGCTTTGAAACCTATCGCCATTGGCTCGGGTCCGTGGTGGAATCACCGCAACTTCCTCAAAAAATTGAGCAAGTTCGCCTCCTCGACGAACCCACTGCCGCTGCCTTGGGCTATGGTGTTGCTGCTGCCGATCTGCTGCTGGTCATTGATTTCGGCGGGGGAACCTTAGATATGTCCCTGGTGGAGTTAGGCCGCCGCGTCACCCCGGATCGCAATCCTCTCGGCTTTATCCTCAAATGGGGGGATAAGTCCTTTCGTGAGGAATCTGGGCAAAAACTCGAAACCGCTAAAGTCATTGCCAAGTCCGGCCAGAACTTAGGGGGAGCGGATGTGGATAACTGGCTACTGGATACCTTTGCCGGTCGTCAAGGCTTGCCGAGAACCCCCCTGACCCAGCGTTTAGTGGAAAAGCTCAAAATTGAGTTATCCTCCCGGCCTCAAGCTAGTGAGGTCTATTTTAATGAGGACACCTTTGAGAGTTACGAGTTGAATTTAAGTCGCTCGGAGTTTGAGGAGATTCTGCAACAGCAGCAGTTTTTCAAACGCCTCGATGAATCCTTAACCCAAGTTCTACAACAGGCCCGACGACAGGGATTAGAAAGTCCGGATATCGATGCGGTGGTTCTGGTGGGGGGAACCTCGCAAATTCCCGCTGTGCAAGATTGGCTCAAAAACTGGTTTCCCAACGAGAAGATTCGCTGCGATCGCCCCCTCGATGCGATCGCCACGGGAGCCTTACAACTCACCCAAGGCATTCAGCTCAAGGATTTTCTCTATCACGGCTACGGGGTTCGCTACTGGAACCGCCGCAAAAACGCCCATGATTGGCATCCCATCATCCAGCCAGGACAACCCTATCCCTTAGAGCGTCCCATCGAACTCTCCTTAGGCGCATCTATTCCTGAGCAGCCTAAATTGGAGTTAGTCTTAGGGGAGATGGGGTCCGAAGCACCTCAAACAGAAGTCTTCTTTGACGGCGATCGCCTCATCACCCGCCAGGTAAACCAAGAGGCAATGGTCATTCCCCTCAATGACAGCGACCAGGGACGCACCATTGCCAACCTCAACCCACCGGGGTCTCCAGGGAGCGATCGCGTCAAAATTCAATTTCGCATCGACGAGGAGCGATTTCTACGCATCACCGTTGACGATTTGCTCACCTCGGAACGACTCATTGATAATCAGGTGGTCGTGCAATTGAGTTAG
- a CDS encoding DUF2973 domain-containing protein, with protein MLHLLYILAFTFLAFVAVGNLVRNLLAFSSESQKPRPLNNSEFSRRPQPSPHPELLDDHGRVVEEPLLVMRSIGIEDAREKLDALYNSSPSGKNNLSDDDDTPPPALI; from the coding sequence ATGTTACATCTGCTCTATATTCTCGCCTTTACGTTTCTGGCCTTTGTCGCCGTTGGCAATCTCGTTAGAAATCTCTTAGCCTTTAGTTCCGAGTCTCAGAAACCCCGCCCTTTGAACAATTCTGAGTTCAGCCGTCGTCCTCAACCGAGTCCTCACCCGGAACTCCTCGATGATCACGGACGGGTTGTGGAAGAACCCTTGCTCGTCATGCGATCGATTGGCATCGAAGATGCACGGGAAAAACTCGATGCTCTCTACAATTCCTCTCCGAGCGGCAAGAACAACCTCAGTGATGACGATGATACGCCCCCGCCGGCACTGATTTAA
- a CDS encoding DUF2605 family protein: MSRPHLPEPSLLKKVLEPLLEDFQYWFERSRTLLETETIDFLGPEEQQDLLARVTQAQEEVSSAKMMLDATGCQAGVDMSVLMPWHRLLTECWQVSMRFRTQNSQALNVRE; the protein is encoded by the coding sequence ATGAGTCGCCCCCATCTCCCAGAGCCAAGTTTACTCAAGAAAGTCCTCGAACCCCTGCTCGAAGACTTCCAGTATTGGTTCGAACGTTCCCGAACGCTTCTGGAAACTGAGACCATTGATTTCCTAGGACCGGAGGAACAGCAAGATCTCCTGGCTCGGGTCACCCAGGCTCAGGAAGAGGTCAGTTCAGCCAAGATGATGCTCGATGCGACGGGCTGCCAAGCTGGGGTAGACATGTCAGTGCTGATGCCCTGGCATCGCCTGCTTACAGAATGCTGGCAGGTTTCAATGCGATTCCGCACCCAAAATTCTCAAGCACTCAACGTGAGAGAATAG
- a CDS encoding creatininase family protein, with amino-acid sequence MHNFIPPERFFAYLTWTDIDQLPDKANTVLVQPVGAIEQHGPHLPLLVDSAIGLGVLGAALTRLSSDIPTYVLPPLHYGKSNEHRRFPGTISLSAGTLLDTLMEIGDSVYAAGFRKLILMNSHGGQPQVMEIAATDLHARYEDFWLFPIFTWRVTQEHKRLLSEQEVQQAMHAGDAETSLMLALLPEQVRMTQAVTEYPPQQPGRLGCKGPLTFSWLTHDISASGVVGDATAASREKGEAILDLLATGWCEFIEEVYHFQNC; translated from the coding sequence ATGCACAACTTCATCCCTCCAGAGCGTTTTTTTGCCTACCTCACCTGGACTGATATCGACCAACTCCCCGACAAAGCTAACACCGTGTTAGTGCAACCCGTAGGGGCGATCGAACAACATGGTCCCCACTTACCCTTACTGGTTGACAGTGCCATTGGCTTAGGAGTTTTGGGAGCGGCCCTAACCCGGCTAAGTTCTGATATCCCCACCTATGTCTTGCCCCCCCTGCACTACGGCAAATCCAATGAACACCGCCGTTTTCCCGGAACCATCAGCCTCTCGGCTGGCACCCTCCTCGATACCCTGATGGAGATTGGCGACAGTGTCTATGCCGCTGGCTTTCGCAAATTGATTCTCATGAACTCCCATGGGGGACAGCCGCAAGTCATGGAGATTGCGGCCACGGATTTACACGCTCGCTATGAGGATTTCTGGCTGTTTCCTATCTTCACCTGGCGAGTGACTCAGGAGCATAAACGCCTGCTGAGCGAGCAAGAAGTGCAACAGGCCATGCACGCCGGCGACGCGGAAACCAGTTTGATGTTGGCGTTACTCCCGGAACAGGTGCGGATGACCCAAGCCGTGACGGAGTATCCCCCCCAACAACCGGGACGTTTAGGCTGTAAAGGCCCCCTGACCTTTTCCTGGCTCACCCACGATATCAGTGCCAGTGGCGTGGTGGGGGATGCCACCGCAGCGAGTCGGGAGAAGGGGGAAGCCATCTTAGATTTACTAGCCACTGGCTGGTGTGAGTTCATTGAGGAGGTTTATCACTTCCAAAATTGCTAG
- a CDS encoding MASE1 domain-containing protein, protein MKSSFLPPPPIRNLHLLKWVIVALLYFTTAQLSLQFAGLPGNISSVWFPTGVVLGVSLWQFRWHAVPGVFLGSMASTSFDLLSDSSPQAILPALFCGVIHGAGSALDLAIALSLLRAWIPQGNILQRVPHVGLFILSLLPASLTGAIFGVFPLILLGLVPITDSPRSLLIWWWSGVLSQLLIAPVFLAGMAAPKQWQPKPGPYRHLEVGLFLALMVVILISTFGLGYPAEYALIPLCVWSVLRFGKFETPLFVLGISLIAIFTTVQGLGPFADHSPYLAFLLLQSFMGAAILTSLVLSASHDEHHQLERQLRTSNRELHSSQNRLSQLLEAMPVGVCVHDRQGQMLYRNQTAQQLLGNLEADLEQFAQRYHLHKANSQQLYPLPELPGQIALSGQSVRRDDLELHRPYGIIPLDMASTPLLDDHGRVDSVIVAFQDIRERKEAQKLLADYNQTLENQVVQRTAELQTTLSQLQRTQAQLVHTEKMSSLGQLVAGVAHEINNPISFIFGNIRYTKEYISDLLRLLDAYETAYPNPKSSIQKLADDIDINYLVEDIQRILESMNSGAERIRNIVLSLRNFARLDESKTKTVNLHEGLDSTLMVLRSRLKPQRDRPAIQVIKHYGEIPKINCYPSELNQVFLNIFNNAIDALASQDNRPIGTRLAAPPTLTITTQVNPEHYVSIKIQDNGVGMSSEVCNRIFDPFFSTKPVGSGTGLGLSMSYQIIVEKHRGKLFCESKLGQGTTFTIQLPCRRETSISPGLETSNTGNLNNIATSGTRYHINPSPPY, encoded by the coding sequence GTGAAGTCTTCCTTCCTCCCTCCCCCTCCCATCCGGAACCTGCATCTACTGAAATGGGTGATTGTCGCCCTCCTGTATTTCACGACCGCTCAACTTTCCCTCCAGTTTGCAGGACTCCCCGGTAATATCTCCTCCGTCTGGTTCCCCACCGGCGTAGTCCTAGGGGTCAGTCTTTGGCAGTTCCGCTGGCACGCCGTACCCGGGGTCTTCCTCGGGTCCATGGCCTCAACCAGCTTCGACCTATTATCAGACAGCTCCCCCCAAGCCATTCTCCCCGCCCTATTTTGCGGCGTTATTCACGGTGCCGGTAGTGCCTTGGACCTGGCGATCGCCCTGAGCCTATTGCGAGCCTGGATACCCCAGGGCAACATCCTGCAACGAGTGCCCCACGTGGGGCTATTCATCCTCAGCCTACTGCCCGCCTCCCTAACTGGGGCGATCTTCGGCGTTTTTCCCCTCATCCTCCTCGGCTTAGTCCCTATCACAGACAGTCCCCGCTCCCTACTCATTTGGTGGTGGAGTGGCGTCTTAAGTCAACTGCTCATTGCCCCAGTGTTTCTCGCCGGAATGGCCGCCCCGAAACAATGGCAACCCAAGCCAGGCCCCTATCGCCATTTAGAAGTGGGCCTGTTTTTAGCCCTCATGGTCGTGATCCTCATCAGCACCTTCGGCCTCGGCTATCCCGCCGAATATGCCCTAATTCCCCTCTGTGTCTGGTCAGTCCTGCGTTTCGGGAAATTTGAAACCCCCCTATTTGTCTTGGGCATTTCCCTCATTGCCATTTTCACCACCGTTCAGGGCCTAGGCCCCTTCGCTGACCATTCTCCCTATCTCGCCTTTCTACTCCTACAATCCTTCATGGGAGCTGCCATTCTCACCTCTCTGGTTCTCTCCGCCAGTCATGACGAACATCACCAACTCGAACGCCAACTGCGAACCAGTAACCGAGAGTTGCACAGCAGCCAAAATCGCCTCTCTCAACTCCTAGAAGCCATGCCCGTGGGAGTTTGCGTTCACGATCGCCAGGGGCAAATGCTTTACCGCAACCAAACCGCTCAACAGCTCCTAGGGAACCTTGAAGCCGATTTAGAGCAATTCGCCCAACGCTATCATCTCCACAAAGCCAATAGCCAGCAGTTGTATCCCCTCCCAGAACTCCCCGGCCAGATTGCCCTCTCAGGACAGTCCGTCCGTCGTGATGACTTAGAACTCCATCGCCCTTATGGCATCATCCCTTTAGACATGGCCAGTACCCCTCTCCTCGATGATCACGGGCGGGTAGATAGCGTCATTGTGGCCTTCCAAGACATTCGCGAACGCAAGGAAGCCCAAAAGCTCTTAGCCGACTATAACCAAACGTTAGAAAATCAGGTGGTTCAACGGACCGCAGAACTGCAAACAACCCTCTCTCAATTGCAACGAACCCAAGCCCAACTCGTTCATACAGAAAAAATGTCCAGCCTGGGACAACTGGTGGCTGGAGTTGCCCATGAAATCAACAATCCTATTAGCTTTATTTTTGGCAACATTCGCTATACAAAAGAGTATATCAGTGACTTGCTGCGTCTATTAGATGCTTACGAAACTGCCTATCCAAATCCAAAATCCTCCATTCAGAAACTGGCAGATGATATTGATATTAACTACTTAGTTGAAGACATTCAACGCATTTTAGAATCCATGAATTCCGGTGCTGAGCGCATTCGCAATATCGTCTTGAGTTTGCGTAATTTCGCCCGTTTGGATGAGTCGAAAACCAAAACTGTCAACCTTCATGAAGGACTCGATAGTACCTTAATGGTCTTACGCTCTCGACTAAAGCCCCAGCGTGATCGTCCAGCCATTCAAGTCATCAAACACTACGGAGAGATTCCGAAGATTAATTGCTATCCCTCGGAACTAAATCAGGTGTTTTTAAATATCTTCAATAATGCCATTGATGCCTTAGCCAGCCAAGATAATCGCCCTATCGGAACTCGCCTCGCTGCTCCACCAACCCTTACCATTACCACCCAAGTTAACCCAGAACATTACGTCAGTATCAAAATCCAAGATAACGGAGTGGGGATGAGTTCAGAGGTCTGTAACCGTATATTCGACCCCTTTTTCTCAACCAAACCTGTTGGCTCAGGAACAGGATTAGGACTCTCGATGAGTTATCAGATTATTGTCGAAAAACATCGAGGTAAACTCTTTTGTGAATCGAAATTAGGACAAGGAACAACATTTACCATTCAACTTCCTTGCCGCCGTGAAACCTCGATATCTCCTGGTTTAGAAACCTCAAATACGGGTAACCTCAATAACATCGCAACCTCCGGGACAAGATATCACATTAACCCATCTCCTCCTTACTGA
- a CDS encoding cyanophycinase, translated as MIQTDAQSLEPTMSHSPQTTILVIGGAEDKVHGREILQTFFNRSGGRDAQIAIIPSASREPAAIGNRYRDIFEEMGAKAVRILDIRERYQGEDPIWQNDLENCTGVFMTGGDQLRLCSLLADTPLMEKILLQVQRGEIVLAGTSAGAAVMGYHMIAGGGSGESPNRSLVDMTTGLGILPQVIVDQHFHNRNRMARLITAISANPDRIGVGIDEDTCALFEGEGLIQVLGKGTVTIIDPGEVDYTNEPYVDAINPLSIFNLRVHVLTYGDRYHIPTRSLHVPEQRLSA; from the coding sequence ATGATCCAAACAGATGCTCAATCTCTCGAACCGACGATGTCCCATTCCCCTCAAACAACGATTTTGGTAATCGGCGGCGCGGAAGATAAAGTTCACGGGCGCGAAATCCTGCAAACCTTCTTTAACCGTTCAGGGGGTCGGGATGCCCAAATTGCTATCATTCCTTCAGCCTCACGGGAACCGGCAGCCATCGGTAACCGCTATCGAGATATCTTTGAAGAAATGGGAGCCAAAGCGGTTCGCATCCTAGATATCCGAGAACGCTATCAGGGAGAAGACCCCATTTGGCAAAACGACCTCGAAAACTGTACCGGTGTCTTCATGACCGGCGGTGACCAACTTCGCCTCTGTTCCCTGTTGGCGGATACCCCCTTAATGGAGAAAATTCTCCTGCAAGTGCAACGGGGAGAAATTGTCCTCGCCGGAACCAGCGCCGGTGCAGCCGTGATGGGATACCACATGATTGCCGGTGGCGGCAGTGGGGAGTCTCCCAATCGCTCCCTCGTGGATATGACAACGGGCCTCGGCATTTTGCCCCAAGTCATTGTCGACCAGCATTTCCACAATCGTAACCGCATGGCCCGGCTGATTACGGCCATTTCCGCTAACCCCGATCGCATTGGTGTCGGCATTGATGAGGATACCTGCGCTCTCTTTGAAGGAGAGGGCCTGATCCAAGTCTTGGGGAAAGGAACCGTCACCATCATCGATCCCGGTGAAGTCGACTACACCAACGAACCCTATGTCGATGCCATCAATCCCTTAAGTATCTTTAACTTACGAGTTCACGTCCTCACCTACGGCGATCGCTATCACATCCCCACCCGTAGCCTGCATGTTCCTGAACAACGTCTGAGTGCTTAA
- the trmD gene encoding tRNA (guanosine(37)-N1)-methyltransferase TrmD, with translation MRFDIVTLFPEFFQTPLQVGLMSKAIARGIAEVHCTNPRDFTQDKHRRVDDEPYGGGVGMVLKPEPIFAAVESLPVLPRREVILTTPQGEPLCQQHFKDWARDCDQLVVLCGHYEGLDERVTHLVTREVSLGDFVLTGGEIPALALVNGVVRLLPGTVGKTASLEADSFEEGLLDYPHYTRPAVFRNWQVPEVLLSGNHAKIAQWRRSQQWERTRSRRPDLLKALEIPDEIDPSSQTGDSTEESQGPV, from the coding sequence ATGAGATTTGATATTGTTACGCTGTTTCCAGAGTTTTTTCAGACCCCGCTACAAGTTGGGTTAATGTCGAAGGCGATCGCCCGGGGAATTGCCGAGGTTCACTGTACGAATCCTCGCGATTTTACCCAGGACAAACATCGTCGTGTGGATGATGAACCCTATGGCGGCGGGGTGGGGATGGTGTTGAAGCCGGAGCCGATTTTTGCGGCGGTGGAGTCGTTACCGGTGTTGCCCCGTCGGGAGGTGATTTTAACGACCCCCCAGGGGGAACCGCTGTGTCAGCAGCATTTTAAGGATTGGGCTAGGGACTGCGATCAGCTCGTGGTCTTATGCGGTCATTATGAGGGCCTGGACGAGCGTGTAACTCATTTGGTGACTCGGGAGGTGTCCTTGGGGGATTTCGTGCTGACAGGGGGGGAAATTCCGGCGCTGGCCTTGGTGAATGGGGTGGTGCGCCTGTTGCCGGGAACGGTGGGTAAGACGGCTTCCCTGGAGGCGGATAGTTTTGAGGAGGGGTTGTTGGACTATCCCCATTACACTCGTCCGGCGGTGTTCCGCAATTGGCAGGTTCCTGAGGTGTTGTTGTCGGGGAATCATGCCAAGATTGCTCAATGGCGGCGATCGCAGCAGTGGGAACGCACGCGATCGCGCCGCCCGGATTTGCTCAAGGCCTTAGAGATTCCCGACGAGATTGACCCCAGTTCCCAGACTGGAGACTCGACGGAGGAGAGTCAGGGGCCAGTCTGA
- a CDS encoding universal stress protein — MEPYRILVGLDQTDLAEKVFQQALAIARDRQGELRLIHCLNLEFHDQLGSLLDAGVGLQSRIHLDDLQQSDQVKHLKQARTWLRKLCEHAAQADVFCDYRLDRRSPGPLLSYLAQEWSADLIVVGNGKKEGWQALILGSVSQYVIQNSPCPTLVVPAGNQEQQQFPPQADLPPASSET, encoded by the coding sequence ATGGAACCGTATCGTATCCTCGTGGGGTTAGACCAAACCGATCTAGCCGAGAAGGTGTTTCAGCAGGCCCTGGCCATCGCCCGAGACCGCCAGGGGGAGTTACGCTTAATCCATTGCCTCAACCTAGAGTTCCACGATCAACTCGGCAGCCTACTCGACGCAGGTGTTGGCTTGCAAAGTCGTATCCACCTGGATGACCTCCAACAGTCGGACCAGGTCAAACATCTCAAACAGGCCCGAACCTGGCTGCGAAAACTCTGTGAACACGCGGCTCAAGCGGATGTGTTCTGTGACTATCGCCTCGATCGCCGCAGCCCCGGCCCCCTCCTAAGCTACCTAGCTCAAGAGTGGTCGGCAGACCTCATCGTGGTAGGCAATGGCAAAAAAGAAGGCTGGCAAGCCCTGATTTTAGGCAGCGTCAGTCAGTACGTCATCCAAAACTCCCCCTGTCCAACTCTCGTGGTTCCCGCCGGCAATCAGGAGCAACAACAGTTCCCCCCCCAAGCAGACCTCCCCCCAGCCTCCTCGGAAACCTAA
- the ilvD gene encoding dihydroxy-acid dehydratase, with translation MSDNLRSHVVTQGSSRTPNRAMLRAVGFGDDDFSKPIIGVANGYSTITPCNMGLDGLAQRAEIGVRQGGGMPQVFGTITISDGISMGTEGMKYSLVSREVIADSIETVCNGQSLDGVLAIGGCDKNMPGAMIAMARLNIPAIFVYGGTIKPGHYKGQDLNVVSAFEAVGQHSAGKIDDAELKEVERRACPGAGSCGGMYTANTMSSAFEAMGMSLMYSSTMAAEDAEKAESTEESGKVLIDAVRHQRLPQHILTRQAFENAIAVIMAVGGSTNSVLHLLAIANAIGVDLTLDDFETIRHKVPVLCDLKPSGQYLTVDFHQAGGVPQVMKMLLEQGLLHGDALTITGKTIAEQLADIPSTPPENQSVIRPWDNPVYQQGHLAILKGNLAEEGAVAKISGVKNPKMTGPARVFESEEESLKAILDGKIQAGDIMVIRYEGPKGGPGMREMLAPTSAIIGAGLGDSVGLITDGRFSGGTYGMVVGHVAPEAAVGGAIALVEEGDMITIDAHTRSLDLHISDAQLSQRRANWTPRAPRYRRGVLAKYAKLVSSSSLGAVTDLPES, from the coding sequence ATGTCCGACAATCTTCGCAGTCACGTCGTTACCCAAGGCAGTTCCCGGACTCCTAACCGAGCCATGTTACGGGCTGTCGGCTTCGGGGACGATGACTTTTCCAAACCCATTATCGGCGTCGCCAATGGCTACAGTACCATCACCCCCTGCAATATGGGACTCGATGGCCTGGCTCAACGGGCTGAAATTGGGGTGCGCCAAGGGGGGGGAATGCCCCAAGTCTTTGGAACCATCACCATCAGTGACGGCATTTCCATGGGAACTGAGGGGATGAAATACTCCCTTGTCTCCCGCGAAGTCATCGCCGACTCTATTGAAACCGTCTGCAACGGCCAAAGCCTTGATGGCGTCTTGGCCATTGGCGGTTGTGACAAAAATATGCCGGGGGCCATGATTGCCATGGCTCGCCTCAATATCCCGGCTATTTTTGTCTATGGAGGAACCATCAAACCCGGTCACTACAAGGGTCAGGACCTGAACGTTGTCAGTGCCTTTGAAGCCGTGGGGCAACATAGTGCCGGTAAAATCGATGATGCCGAACTCAAGGAAGTTGAACGCCGCGCCTGTCCTGGGGCCGGGTCTTGTGGTGGGATGTACACCGCCAACACCATGTCCTCCGCCTTTGAAGCCATGGGGATGAGTTTAATGTACTCCTCCACCATGGCCGCTGAGGATGCCGAAAAAGCCGAGAGTACGGAAGAATCCGGCAAAGTCCTCATTGACGCCGTCCGCCACCAACGCCTCCCCCAACACATTCTCACCCGCCAAGCCTTCGAGAATGCCATCGCCGTCATTATGGCCGTGGGAGGCTCAACCAACTCCGTCCTACACCTCCTGGCCATCGCTAACGCCATCGGCGTCGACCTGACCTTAGACGACTTTGAAACCATCCGTCATAAGGTTCCCGTCCTTTGCGATCTCAAACCCAGTGGCCAATACCTCACCGTGGACTTCCACCAAGCCGGAGGCGTTCCCCAGGTGATGAAAATGCTGCTCGAACAAGGCTTACTCCACGGTGACGCTCTCACCATTACCGGTAAAACCATCGCCGAACAACTGGCCGATATCCCCAGCACTCCCCCGGAGAACCAGTCAGTGATTCGTCCCTGGGATAACCCCGTCTATCAACAGGGTCATTTGGCCATCCTCAAAGGGAACCTAGCTGAAGAAGGGGCCGTAGCCAAAATCAGTGGCGTGAAAAACCCCAAAATGACCGGGCCGGCGCGGGTGTTTGAATCGGAAGAAGAGAGCCTCAAAGCTATCCTCGACGGCAAAATCCAGGCCGGGGATATCATGGTGATTCGCTACGAAGGGCCCAAAGGGGGTCCGGGAATGCGCGAAATGCTCGCCCCCACCTCTGCCATCATTGGTGCCGGTTTAGGAGACTCGGTGGGCCTGATTACCGATGGCCGCTTCTCCGGAGGAACCTATGGCATGGTCGTGGGTCACGTGGCCCCAGAAGCCGCCGTGGGAGGTGCGATCGCCCTCGTGGAAGAAGGGGATATGATCACCATCGATGCCCATACGCGATCGCTCGATCTGCATATCTCGGATGCTCAACTGAGTCAGCGTCGGGCCAACTGGACCCCTCGCGCCCCTCGCTATCGTCGGGGTGTGTTGGCCAAATATGCCAAACTGGTCTCATCGAGTAGCCTCGGAGCTGTGACGGACTTGCCCGAGTCTTAA
- a CDS encoding pentapeptide repeat-containing protein has protein sequence MRADELLERYADGERDFREIDLSQANLSGQDLSGANLRQSNLTGVNFRETNLRGVNLRESQLREAKLHRANLQDANLISSKLLHADLSEAQMSEANLRGAKLVGVSLQGADLTEAILNEADLSQTNLDAATLREVNLSRSNLCRASMRGAILEGANLTIAVLTEVDLENANLMKSILNGANLSQANLTAVDLSFAKLSGANLAGANLTKAQLRAANLSWATLRGANLTGASLYRTKLSWSNLTGAILNDAILMSAKIYKTNFRDAELSQTIMPDGKTFGDNRQ, from the coding sequence ATGAGAGCCGATGAACTCTTAGAGCGATATGCAGACGGAGAACGGGATTTTCGTGAAATAGACCTCAGTCAGGCCAATTTATCTGGGCAAGACCTCAGCGGGGCTAATTTACGACAATCCAATTTGACGGGGGTAAACTTCCGGGAGACGAACTTACGTGGCGTAAACCTACGGGAATCTCAGTTACGGGAGGCTAAACTGCATCGTGCCAATTTACAGGATGCCAATTTAATTTCTAGCAAGTTGCTCCATGCTGATCTGTCTGAGGCCCAGATGAGTGAAGCGAATTTACGGGGGGCGAAGTTGGTGGGGGTGTCGTTACAGGGGGCAGATTTAACGGAGGCTATTTTGAATGAAGCGGATCTTAGTCAAACCAATCTCGATGCTGCGACGTTACGAGAGGTGAATTTAAGCCGCTCTAATCTCTGCCGTGCTTCAATGCGAGGCGCTATTTTGGAGGGGGCCAATTTGACGATCGCCGTGTTAACAGAAGTGGATTTAGAGAATGCTAACTTGATGAAAAGTATTTTGAATGGTGCCAATTTGAGTCAGGCGAACCTAACAGCAGTTGATTTGAGTTTTGCTAAACTTAGTGGTGCAAATTTGGCAGGGGCAAATCTGACCAAAGCACAGTTACGTGCAGCAAACTTGAGTTGGGCAACCTTACGAGGGGCCAATTTGACGGGGGCGAGTTTATATCGAACTAAGTTGAGTTGGTCGAATTTGACGGGGGCGATTCTCAATGATGCGATTCTGATGAGTGCTAAGATTTATAAGACGAATTTTCGAGATGCAGAACTGTCGCAAACCATTATGCCTGATGGAAAAACGTTTGGGGATAATCGGCAGTAA